From Vibrio splendidus, a single genomic window includes:
- a CDS encoding glycine zipper 2TM domain-containing protein, whose product MKKLLWILLVLPMLANAAYNRNQARPVNEVVYGEIDTVRYITQQEIVESKANGWETLLGAAIGGLIGNQFGGGTGKEVATAVGAVAGAGIARNRGNTQYKVEYKLVELLVKTKDDKLVNIIQDVDNSMLFNRGDDVRILYFSDGVRVDLVY is encoded by the coding sequence ATGAAAAAGTTGCTTTGGATTTTACTTGTTTTGCCCATGTTGGCAAATGCAGCTTACAACAGAAACCAAGCTCGACCAGTCAATGAGGTCGTTTATGGTGAGATTGACACAGTCAGATACATTACCCAACAAGAGATCGTAGAGTCGAAAGCGAATGGTTGGGAAACCTTGTTAGGTGCGGCTATTGGTGGCTTGATAGGTAATCAATTTGGTGGCGGTACCGGCAAAGAAGTCGCAACGGCCGTCGGTGCTGTGGCGGGCGCCGGGATTGCTCGCAATCGAGGTAACACACAATACAAAGTGGAATATAAGCTCGTCGAGTTATTGGTCAAAACTAAAGATGACAAGTTGGTTAACATCATTCAAGACGTCGATAACTCGATGTTGTTTAACCGAGGTGATGATGTGCGAATTCTCTATTTTTCAGACGGCGTCCGAGTTGATCTCGTGTACTAG